A genome region from Blautia coccoides includes the following:
- a CDS encoding sigma-70 family RNA polymerase sigma factor, producing MRINEDNFVEQLKFRNEKALEYVIDNYGRIVKSVIKKHLFSLEYYQEECINDVFLAVWENINSYRAEKSSFTNWIAGISRYKAIDYKRKYLNREQAENLDDVVAGEEDREQLKLIEKELSEEMEEMLSCLNPEDRELFMKLYVDEMELEEVSRQTGMKKDVIYNRVSRGKRKIRKLFSGQKGENSYEQ from the coding sequence ATGAGAATAAATGAAGACAACTTTGTAGAGCAGTTAAAGTTCCGGAACGAAAAGGCTCTAGAATATGTGATCGACAATTATGGACGCATTGTAAAATCAGTGATAAAAAAACATCTGTTTTCATTGGAGTATTATCAGGAGGAGTGTATCAATGACGTTTTCCTGGCTGTGTGGGAAAATATAAATTCTTACAGAGCCGAGAAAAGCAGTTTTACAAACTGGATTGCAGGTATCTCCAGATATAAAGCCATAGACTACAAGAGAAAGTATCTGAATAGGGAACAGGCGGAGAATCTGGATGATGTAGTAGCTGGAGAGGAGGACCGAGAGCAGTTGAAACTGATTGAGAAAGAACTGTCTGAAGAGATGGAAGAAATGCTCAGTTGTCTGAATCCTGAGGACAGAGAGTTATTTATGAAGCTTTATGTGGATGAGATGGAACTGGAGGAAGTGAGCCGGCAGACCGGAATGAAAAAAGATGTGATATATAACAGAGTTTCCAGGGGAAAACGGAAAATAAGGAAATTGTTTTCGGGGCAGAAAGGAGAGAACAGTTATGAGCAGTAA
- a CDS encoding DUF4179 domain-containing protein, producing MSSNIYELLNDVQTDMENYKAEEPDDIERKRWKKKATKDIIGKGKKKRRWKPVAGVCAAAVILAVGVGSGPLHYVVQAAVKSISYDIASILGIKKDLEPYKTVIGKSVTSNGITITLNEVIVNEDEIIVSSTKEYDEKITDENKRFIGVNVYINGKSVSDSASGGEEQVGDNTIVSVSECDIKDVDLSQTFDFEIQYMDYDNMSATWEFEFSASGEELAQSTNTVQINKTFTLDDGTEVYLDKFTDNPLGQKIYFSTSTGNCDYDLVLRGTDDCGNAVEFTLSRWSNGVGRMNISTIDNGNLSDDATELYLTPYAVKFPEQSGKLSNDFKQAGEAFTIDIRPQQK from the coding sequence ATGAGCAGTAATATATATGAATTATTAAATGATGTACAGACAGATATGGAGAATTACAAAGCGGAGGAACCTGATGATATAGAGAGAAAGCGCTGGAAGAAAAAAGCTACAAAAGATATTATAGGTAAGGGAAAAAAGAAAAGAAGATGGAAACCTGTTGCCGGTGTCTGTGCCGCTGCAGTGATCCTGGCTGTGGGAGTAGGAAGCGGTCCCCTGCATTACGTTGTTCAGGCTGCTGTAAAATCAATATCTTATGATATTGCTTCCATACTTGGCATTAAAAAGGATCTGGAGCCATATAAAACAGTGATTGGCAAGTCTGTGACATCAAACGGAATAACGATTACTTTGAACGAGGTAATTGTAAATGAAGATGAAATTATAGTATCCAGTACCAAAGAATATGATGAGAAGATCACAGATGAAAATAAACGTTTTATCGGGGTAAATGTATACATCAATGGTAAGTCTGTTTCAGACAGCGCGTCCGGCGGAGAAGAGCAGGTTGGGGATAATACAATAGTATCCGTCTCTGAATGCGATATTAAGGATGTGGACTTAAGTCAGACATTTGATTTTGAGATACAGTATATGGACTATGATAACATGAGTGCTACATGGGAGTTTGAATTTTCAGCTTCAGGGGAGGAACTGGCACAGAGTACCAATACAGTCCAAATAAATAAAACATTTACACTGGACGATGGAACAGAAGTATATCTTGACAAATTTACAGATAATCCTCTTGGACAGAAAATTTATTTTTCTACATCTACAGGCAATTGTGATTATGATCTTGTTTTAAGAGGTACAGACGACTGCGGAAATGCTGTGGAGTTTACACTTTCCAGGTGGAGTAACGGCGTGGGTAGAATGAATATTTCCACCATTGATAACGGAAACCTGAGTGATGATGCCACAGAACTTTATCTGACACCTTATGCAGTGAAATTCCCGGAGCAGAGCGGAAAGCTCAGTAATGATTTTAAACAGGCAGGGGAGGCATTTACCATAGATATCAGACCGCAACAAAAATAA
- a CDS encoding DUF6062 family protein: protein MKEKIYTIPLMDAFRADDECPFCFIEKNLEQHAMDFVLGSGASYMEDDVRAETDKLGFCHEHYKKMFDYGNRLGCGLILTTHFKKKNEELKQQIKMFSPGKASMLGHFKKAKLDSDNPKTNIGSWVKEQSQNCYICDYYKNTYVRYLDTFFELYRKNPEFTDLFKNSKGFCLSHFGDLVETAESLLSDKEKSSFYEILFPLMIDNMQRVTDDLEWFCDKFDYRNKDADWKNSRDAIQRGMQKAGSGYPADPPYKADR, encoded by the coding sequence ATGAAAGAAAAAATATACACCATACCGCTGATGGACGCATTCCGTGCTGACGATGAATGCCCCTTCTGTTTTATTGAAAAAAATCTGGAACAGCATGCCATGGATTTTGTACTTGGGTCCGGTGCCTCCTATATGGAGGACGATGTGCGTGCAGAGACAGATAAACTTGGCTTTTGCCATGAGCATTATAAAAAAATGTTTGACTACGGCAACCGTCTTGGCTGCGGACTGATTTTAACCACACATTTTAAGAAGAAAAATGAAGAACTAAAACAGCAAATTAAAATGTTCTCCCCGGGAAAAGCCTCCATGCTGGGACATTTTAAAAAAGCCAAACTGGATTCAGACAATCCGAAAACGAACATTGGTTCCTGGGTAAAGGAGCAGAGCCAAAACTGCTATATCTGCGATTACTATAAAAATACATATGTACGCTATCTCGATACCTTTTTTGAGCTGTACAGAAAAAATCCTGAATTTACAGATTTGTTTAAGAACAGCAAAGGCTTCTGTCTCTCTCACTTTGGTGATCTTGTAGAGACCGCAGAATCCCTTTTATCCGACAAAGAGAAGTCTTCTTTTTATGAAATCCTATTTCCACTCATGATCGATAATATGCAGAGGGTCACAGATGACCTGGAGTGGTTCTGTGACAAATTTGACTACCGAAACAAAGATGCAGACTGGAAAAACTCCAGGGATGCCATACAAAGAGGAATGCAGAAGGCAGGCAGCGGTTATCCTGCAGACCCTCCATATAAAGCTGACAGATAA
- a CDS encoding MATE family efflux transporter yields the protein MKRNVDLLEGPIAGSLAKLAFPIMGTSLIQMAYNLVDMIWIGRISSNAVAAIGAAGMYMWLANGITTIPRMGGQVTVGQSLGAMDKDAAIDYARGSIRMGTLLGILYGIISVIFSGPLIGFFKLNSPDVIHDAKMYLIITCGAIVFSFLNQVFTGILAAMGNTMATFRATTIGLIINIVLDPLFIFGFGPVPRMEVTGAAIATVLAQIIVFLLYLVTVWNEPVIFKHIHLMQKTEKQHVREIVRIGFPSAIQDALFSGISMVIARLIAGWGDAAVAVQKVGSQIESISWMAAGGFSTAVNAFVAQNYGAGKKERIKKGYKTAMGIMALWGIFTSFILIAFPEFFFRIFITESDVLPMGVDYLRIIGISEFFMCMEITTAGAFQGFGRTIPPSVTGILFNTLRIPVAMLLSSTVLGLNGVWWTLSLSCVLKGLVLPVWFLIVFLKYYKSGRQKF from the coding sequence ATGAAGAGAAATGTAGATTTGCTGGAGGGTCCTATTGCGGGTTCTCTGGCAAAATTAGCCTTTCCTATTATGGGAACATCACTGATACAGATGGCTTACAATTTGGTAGATATGATCTGGATCGGTCGTATCAGCAGCAATGCGGTAGCTGCCATAGGCGCAGCGGGCATGTATATGTGGCTGGCAAACGGTATCACCACCATACCGAGAATGGGAGGACAGGTGACAGTGGGGCAGTCACTGGGGGCTATGGACAAGGATGCAGCCATTGACTATGCCAGAGGTTCTATTCGGATGGGGACACTTCTTGGCATTCTGTATGGAATTATCAGTGTGATTTTTTCAGGCCCGTTGATCGGATTTTTTAAGCTGAACAGTCCTGATGTCATACACGATGCCAAAATGTATCTTATCATTACATGCGGAGCTATTGTGTTTTCTTTTTTGAACCAGGTCTTTACAGGGATACTGGCAGCTATGGGAAATACCATGGCAACTTTCAGAGCCACCACCATTGGTCTTATCATAAATATTGTGCTGGATCCTCTTTTTATATTTGGATTTGGCCCTGTGCCCAGGATGGAGGTAACAGGAGCGGCGATTGCTACTGTGCTTGCCCAGATTATCGTGTTTTTACTGTATCTTGTTACGGTCTGGAATGAGCCGGTTATTTTTAAGCATATTCATTTGATGCAGAAAACGGAAAAGCAGCACGTGCGTGAGATTGTGCGTATTGGATTTCCATCGGCGATACAGGATGCCCTGTTTTCCGGAATCTCCATGGTAATTGCCCGTCTGATCGCCGGGTGGGGTGATGCTGCTGTGGCTGTACAGAAGGTTGGAAGCCAGATAGAATCTATTTCCTGGATGGCTGCAGGAGGCTTCTCAACTGCTGTAAATGCATTTGTGGCCCAGAATTATGGAGCGGGTAAAAAAGAAAGAATTAAAAAGGGATATAAGACAGCTATGGGGATCATGGCTCTTTGGGGAATATTCACCAGTTTTATTCTCATTGCTTTTCCTGAATTTTTCTTCCGTATTTTTATTACAGAGAGCGATGTACTTCCCATGGGGGTTGACTATCTGAGAATTATAGGTATCTCAGAATTTTTCATGTGTATGGAGATCACGACGGCAGGTGCGTTCCAGGGATTTGGAAGAACCATACCTCCGTCTGTGACGGGAATTTTGTTCAATACACTGAGAATTCCGGTTGCCATGCTGTTGTCATCTACGGTTCTCGGACTGAACGGTGTATGGTGGACTTTGAGTCTCTCCTGTGTGCTGAAGGGGCTTGTACTTCCAGTATGGTTTTTGATCGTATTTTTAAAATATTATAAAAGCGGAAGGCAGAAGTTTTAA
- a CDS encoding O-acetylhomoserine aminocarboxypropyltransferase/cysteine synthase family protein, producing the protein MDKEFRIETKCVQSGWKPKKGEPRILPIYQSTTFKYDTTEEMGRLFDLKEDGYFYTRCQNPTNDVVASKIADLEGGVAGVLTSSGQAATFYAVFNICEAGDHVICASAIYGGTLNLLGVTAKKMGIECTFVDADAPSEELEKAFKPNTKAVFAETIANPALVVLDIEKFAGLAHAHGVPLIVDNTFATPVNCRPFEWGADIVTHSTTKYMDGHAMQVGGAIVDSGNFDWDAYGEKFHGLTRPDESYHGVIYTKQFGKAAYIMKINAQLMRDLGSIPSPTNCFMLNASLESLALRVERHCYNAQKVAEFLNEHPLVGHVNYAGLPGDKYHELAKKYMPKGTCGVISFELKDGREAAVKFMDSLKLAAIVTHVADARTSVLHPASHTHRQLNDEQLVAAGVSPGMIRLSVGIENVDDIIEDLAQALEASTK; encoded by the coding sequence ATGGATAAAGAATTTCGTATTGAGACCAAATGTGTGCAGTCCGGATGGAAGCCAAAAAAAGGCGAGCCGAGAATCCTGCCTATTTACCAGAGTACCACATTCAAATATGATACAACAGAAGAGATGGGACGTCTTTTTGATCTGAAGGAGGATGGATATTTCTATACAAGATGCCAGAATCCTACCAATGATGTGGTGGCATCTAAGATCGCAGATTTGGAAGGCGGTGTGGCAGGTGTGCTGACCTCATCAGGGCAGGCAGCTACTTTCTATGCTGTATTTAATATCTGTGAGGCGGGAGACCACGTGATCTGTGCGTCTGCCATTTATGGAGGTACATTGAACCTCCTTGGTGTGACAGCAAAGAAAATGGGAATCGAATGTACTTTTGTGGATGCGGATGCTCCCTCAGAGGAACTGGAAAAGGCATTTAAGCCAAACACCAAGGCTGTTTTTGCTGAGACTATTGCAAATCCGGCTCTTGTTGTGCTTGATATAGAAAAATTTGCAGGATTGGCACATGCACATGGTGTGCCCCTGATCGTAGATAACACATTTGCAACACCCGTCAATTGCCGTCCATTTGAGTGGGGTGCAGATATTGTGACGCATTCCACAACAAAATATATGGATGGACACGCAATGCAGGTAGGTGGAGCAATTGTGGACAGCGGGAATTTTGACTGGGATGCCTATGGAGAAAAGTTCCATGGACTTACAAGGCCTGATGAATCCTATCACGGAGTGATATATACAAAACAGTTCGGCAAAGCAGCATATATTATGAAAATAAATGCACAGCTTATGCGTGACCTGGGTTCCATTCCATCTCCTACAAACTGTTTTATGCTGAATGCCAGCCTGGAGTCTTTGGCACTGCGTGTAGAGCGTCATTGCTATAATGCCCAGAAGGTAGCAGAATTCCTCAATGAGCACCCGTTGGTGGGACATGTAAATTATGCAGGACTCCCAGGAGATAAATATCATGAACTGGCTAAGAAATATATGCCAAAGGGTACCTGCGGCGTTATTTCCTTTGAGTTGAAAGACGGCAGGGAAGCAGCAGTGAAATTTATGGACAGTCTGAAGCTGGCAGCTATTGTGACCCATGTGGCAGATGCAAGGACCAGCGTGCTTCATCCTGCAAGCCATACACACAGGCAGTTGAATGACGAACAGCTTGTGGCAGCAGGTGTCTCTCCCGGGATGATTCGTCTGTCTGTTGGCATCGAGAATGTTGATGACATTATCGAGGATCTGGCACAGGCTCTGGAAGCCAGTACGAAGTAA
- a CDS encoding tRNA (mnm(5)s(2)U34)-methyltransferase — MKSYQITEWCQESFKIYAKSGGIYIDATMGNGNDTLFLCRMAGRTGYVKAFDIQRQALEATEKLLQENGVGERAELFLDSHTNMGLYQQEETVDGIFFNFGYLPGGDHSLATKPENSMKAVLTGLGLLKKGGVMSLCIYSGGHTGFEERDKILEMLKNLDSRKYVVILSSYYNRQNNPPIPVLIIKK; from the coding sequence ATGAAATCTTATCAGATTACAGAGTGGTGTCAGGAGAGCTTTAAAATCTATGCGAAGTCCGGCGGTATATACATAGATGCCACTATGGGAAATGGCAATGATACACTTTTTCTGTGCCGTATGGCAGGCAGGACAGGGTATGTGAAGGCTTTTGATATTCAGCGTCAGGCACTTGAAGCCACAGAGAAACTTCTCCAGGAAAACGGTGTGGGAGAGCGGGCTGAATTGTTTCTGGACAGTCATACAAATATGGGCCTGTATCAGCAGGAGGAGACTGTTGACGGCATATTCTTTAATTTTGGTTATTTGCCCGGGGGTGATCATTCTCTGGCAACCAAGCCTGAAAACAGTATGAAAGCTGTTCTGACCGGTCTGGGACTTCTCAAAAAAGGCGGTGTCATGAGTCTGTGTATATACAGCGGAGGCCATACTGGTTTTGAGGAGAGGGACAAAATTCTGGAAATGCTGAAAAATCTGGACAGCAGGAAATATGTTGTCATTTTGAGTTCATACTATAACAGACAAAATAATCCTCCTATACCGGTGCTTATAATAAAAAAATAG
- a CDS encoding SpoIID/LytB domain-containing protein, whose amino-acid sequence MKAGKGPGISGIIMLFLLPYLLTVIICGRKACPVSRESDMEDYIPAVTASQISWDAPSEAIKAQTVIARNNLYLEWKKGTAAKTIQNASQALKRRKMDDLFLEQFQKFQDAAADTRDQVLMKDGNIVELPYHELSQGKTREAGEVLGETFSYVPSVETPEDINSPSYIQGCYFSLEELKKQIRKTYPGFTIGSIEEIEIKNTDSAGYVLEINVGNQEFQGEKLKDILDLPSSCFTVQTLENEVRFLCKGIGHGVGLSQYTAEKMAAKKKKYEEILNYFYPDLKLEEIQRQKK is encoded by the coding sequence ATGAAAGCAGGAAAAGGTCCGGGTATTTCCGGGATTATCATGTTGTTTTTACTGCCGTATCTTTTGACTGTTATTATATGCGGAAGAAAGGCATGCCCTGTATCCAGAGAATCAGATATGGAGGATTATATTCCCGCTGTGACGGCATCTCAGATATCCTGGGATGCTCCCAGTGAAGCCATAAAGGCGCAGACGGTCATTGCCAGAAATAATCTCTATCTGGAGTGGAAAAAGGGAACTGCGGCAAAGACCATTCAGAATGCCTCTCAGGCCCTGAAGAGAAGGAAAATGGATGATCTGTTCTTGGAACAGTTTCAAAAATTCCAGGACGCGGCAGCCGATACCAGAGACCAGGTACTTATGAAAGACGGAAATATAGTAGAACTTCCTTATCATGAACTGAGTCAGGGAAAGACCAGGGAGGCTGGAGAGGTTCTTGGGGAAACATTTTCATACGTTCCTTCTGTGGAAACACCGGAAGATATTAACAGCCCTTCTTACATACAGGGATGTTATTTTTCTCTGGAGGAGCTAAAAAAACAGATTCGGAAGACATATCCCGGATTTACTATTGGGAGTATAGAAGAAATAGAGATAAAAAATACTGACAGTGCAGGTTATGTACTGGAAATCAATGTAGGAAATCAGGAATTCCAGGGGGAAAAACTGAAAGACATCCTGGATCTTCCATCTTCCTGTTTTACGGTTCAGACGTTGGAAAACGAAGTGAGATTTCTGTGTAAAGGGATAGGACACGGAGTGGGGCTGAGTCAGTATACAGCGGAAAAGATGGCTGCTAAGAAAAAAAAGTATGAGGAAATCCTGAATTATTTTTACCCTGACTTAAAACTGGAGGAGATACAAAGGCAGAAAAAATAA
- a CDS encoding M23 family metallopeptidase produces the protein MSKRNKIRVALSSFLVLAIVVTCVAVYQSGSKSTPNEKELVKNEENTSDEAMTTEEKPEEESQDANTTQVEGTREVPEEADTQAEAVQEPAAEENASADASAAENAQPEADTQNASAEVDNQAEVATAPDVNFTESSLMEWPVSGQVVIDYDMEHTVYFPTLNEYKYSPAIAISSEVDTPVASVANGQIVSVEESVETGTTVTVDLGNGYQAVYGQLKDVAFQPEQYVEAGATLGYVNEPTKYYTKEGANLYFELKKDGSPLDPIQYLP, from the coding sequence ATGAGTAAAAGAAACAAAATCCGCGTGGCTCTCAGTAGTTTTTTAGTGCTGGCCATAGTAGTAACATGTGTGGCTGTATATCAGTCCGGGAGTAAGAGCACACCGAATGAAAAGGAACTTGTCAAGAATGAGGAGAATACTTCTGACGAGGCAATGACAACAGAAGAAAAACCTGAGGAGGAATCCCAGGATGCGAACACCACTCAGGTTGAAGGTACAAGAGAAGTGCCGGAAGAGGCAGATACACAGGCAGAAGCAGTTCAGGAGCCTGCAGCAGAGGAGAATGCGTCTGCTGATGCTTCCGCTGCAGAGAATGCGCAGCCGGAGGCAGATACACAGAATGCATCTGCGGAGGTGGACAACCAGGCAGAAGTGGCAACTGCACCGGATGTTAATTTCACAGAAAGCTCTCTTATGGAGTGGCCGGTAAGCGGACAGGTTGTCATTGACTATGATATGGAACACACAGTATATTTTCCTACTCTGAACGAATATAAATACAGCCCGGCAATTGCAATCTCCTCAGAGGTAGATACACCGGTTGCCTCTGTTGCAAACGGTCAGATAGTCTCTGTTGAAGAAAGCGTTGAGACAGGCACAACAGTAACCGTTGACCTGGGTAATGGATATCAGGCAGTTTACGGCCAGTTAAAAGATGTGGCATTCCAGCCGGAACAGTATGTAGAGGCAGGCGCAACACTCGGTTATGTGAATGAGCCTACGAAATACTATACAAAAGAAGGTGCAAACCTTTACTTTGAACTGAAGAAGGACGGAAGCCCGCTGGATCCTATCCAGTACCTGCCATAA
- a CDS encoding NlpC/P60 family protein — protein sequence MHLKRLSRVVAVTVVLTMVTPSAVLASDMTKVGTNKIETPEDVETASIKNQENTENLTDTTNPENPDNPNPENPENPNPDNPNPDNPNPDNPNPDNPNPDNPNPDNPNPDNPNPDNPNPDNPNPDNPNPDNPNPDNPNPDNPNPDNPNPDNPNPDNPNPEDPDPENPENPDPETPDTPETPAEPEQPVVETPAEPEAPAEEPAQDAEASDNLIDSQQTFVMPDIKENFRFRTIRKVYAFALENLNVYEEKSEQARVIGTLDKDGVCYLLSNDGLKLHLGTEEEEQDIDTDDGTWVYIESGTVRGFVLKSKLLTGDEAQKIADAKAKEKQEAEEKNKTAEKKITVEEFKEANELISPLENKAFLYTKTTVRSTVVSKDYAVCKSLLGTIHESQSDKSRVIGNLNLDNICYILADKDKDWVYVESGDVRGFIKKNALYLDEEANKFIEEHGEENLETASELIKPEENSACYYTITSTKGGVPGGALRQSILEFASQFVGNPYVWGGTSLTDGADCSGFVQSIYAQYGYDLPRVAEDQAYYGTQIPVDEAQPGDLIFYSNGSEIYHVVMYAGDGKTVEAANSRAGIIVGNVNTANAVWATRVLDDTYGFYGSDIGEINASSDQYGECLGTYKITHYCGGACCNDQWAGVTSTGAPLVEGDTIAVDPTIIPYGTKVIINGHIFTASDCGGAIKGNHIDVFVNDHNRGNNLGVYFTNVYLLK from the coding sequence ATGCATTTAAAAAGATTGAGCAGAGTTGTGGCAGTAACAGTGGTGCTGACAATGGTTACACCATCCGCTGTTTTAGCCAGCGATATGACAAAGGTTGGAACAAATAAAATAGAAACGCCTGAGGATGTGGAGACTGCAAGTATAAAGAACCAGGAAAATACTGAAAACCTTACAGACACCACAAATCCCGAGAACCCAGATAATCCAAATCCGGAGAATCCTGAAAATCCAAACCCGGATAATCCGAACCCGGATAATCCAAATCCAGATAATCCGAACCCGGATAATCCAAATCCGGATAACCCGAACCCGGATAATCCAAATCCGGATAACCCGAACCCGGACAATCCGAACCCGGATAATCCAAATCCGGATAACCCGAACCCGGACAATCCGAACCCGGATAATCCAAATCCAGATAATCCGAACCCGGATAACCCGAATCCAGATAACCCGAATCCGGATAATCCGAACCCGGAGGATCCAGATCCCGAAAACCCAGAAAATCCAGACCCGGAAACCCCGGATACTCCTGAGACCCCGGCAGAGCCTGAACAGCCTGTAGTTGAAACTCCAGCAGAACCTGAGGCACCGGCAGAAGAACCGGCACAGGATGCGGAGGCAAGCGATAATTTAATAGACAGCCAGCAGACTTTTGTAATGCCGGATATCAAAGAAAATTTCCGTTTCCGTACAATCCGTAAGGTTTATGCGTTCGCTTTGGAGAATCTGAATGTATATGAGGAAAAATCCGAGCAGGCAAGGGTGATAGGAACACTTGATAAAGATGGTGTGTGCTACCTTCTCAGCAATGATGGATTAAAACTGCATCTGGGAACTGAAGAGGAAGAACAGGATATTGATACAGACGATGGAACATGGGTATACATAGAATCCGGAACAGTAAGAGGATTTGTGCTTAAGTCAAAGCTGTTGACAGGTGATGAAGCACAGAAAATAGCAGACGCAAAAGCAAAAGAAAAACAGGAAGCCGAAGAGAAAAATAAAACAGCTGAAAAGAAAATAACTGTTGAAGAGTTTAAAGAAGCAAATGAATTAATTTCACCGCTGGAAAATAAAGCATTCCTTTATACAAAGACGACTGTAAGATCTACAGTTGTTTCAAAAGATTACGCAGTATGCAAATCTTTGCTTGGAACCATTCATGAATCACAGAGCGATAAGAGCCGCGTCATTGGAAATCTGAATCTGGATAATATATGTTACATACTTGCTGACAAAGACAAGGATTGGGTATATGTAGAGTCTGGTGATGTGAGAGGATTTATTAAAAAGAATGCTCTTTACCTTGACGAGGAAGCGAACAAATTTATAGAAGAACACGGGGAAGAGAATCTGGAGACAGCTTCAGAGCTTATCAAACCGGAAGAGAATAGTGCTTGTTACTATACCATCACATCCACAAAGGGCGGAGTTCCCGGTGGCGCGCTGAGACAGTCTATTCTGGAATTTGCGTCCCAGTTTGTTGGAAATCCTTATGTCTGGGGCGGTACCAGCCTGACAGACGGTGCGGACTGCTCCGGTTTTGTTCAGAGTATATACGCACAGTATGGTTATGACCTTCCGAGAGTTGCGGAGGACCAGGCTTACTACGGTACTCAGATACCGGTTGATGAAGCGCAGCCCGGCGATCTCATATTCTATTCAAACGGAAGCGAGATTTATCATGTTGTCATGTATGCAGGCGATGGCAAGACCGTAGAGGCAGCTAACAGCCGTGCGGGAATCATAGTAGGAAATGTAAACACTGCAAATGCCGTATGGGCTACCAGAGTTCTGGATGACACCTACGGATTCTACGGAAGTGATATTGGTGAGATCAATGCATCTTCAGACCAGTACGGAGAGTGCTTAGGCACCTATAAGATCACTCATTACTGCGGTGGTGCCTGCTGTAATGACCAGTGGGCAGGCGTGACTTCCACGGGAGCACCTCTGGTGGAGGGGGATACCATTGCAGTTGACCCCACAATTATCCCTTATGGAACAAAGGTTATCATCAATGGACATATCTTTACCGCATCTGACTGCGGCGGTGCTATTAAAGGCAACCACATAGATGTATTTGTCAATGATCATAATCGCGGAAATAATTTAGGTGTATATTTCACTAATGTATATCTTTTAAAATAG
- a CDS encoding GIY-YIG nuclease family protein — protein MNYTYILKCGDGSLYTGWTNDLEKRIKCHNAGKGAKYTKSRLPVELAYYESFVTKEEAMRREWEIKRLSRKDKLKLLT, from the coding sequence ATGAATTATACTTATATCCTGAAATGCGGCGACGGCAGTCTGTACACCGGGTGGACCAATGACCTGGAAAAACGTATCAAGTGCCACAACGCCGGAAAAGGGGCAAAATACACAAAATCCAGACTTCCTGTGGAGCTGGCCTATTATGAGTCATTTGTGACAAAAGAGGAGGCCATGCGGAGGGAGTGGGAGATAAAGCGGCTTTCGAGGAAGGACAAGCTCAAATTGTTGACATGA